AAATCCTAAGAACCGGAATACAAGGCTTCCTCGAAAGTGGTACCTCCTGTTTTTACAATGTCAACAAGATCATCCATGAGAATAACAGGAATTGACCGAGGAATGACCCCAACACCCAACACCTGTGTGCTctcttggattttgatttcctgGTAATCATGCCGTATTACAGATTCATCAACACAGTCAAACCTCGTGCCTTCACAGGATTTAGACCTCTGTCATTGGAAAAAGTGGATTAGTGATCGAACTCAAAGTTCATAACACCAAAAGAGACTACATCTACCACAAAAAGACCAACTAATGCCTTGTTGTAAAATCATGTACTGAAAAGATatcaataaattctaaaattcacCCTGAAAAGGTACAACAGAAAGAGTAAGCTTATCCTTCAATCTATAATTCCATAACGTTAATgcaatgcaataaaaaattaaagatgtcAGTCCAAAGAATTACACCGCAGATGCCAATGGTTATAAGCATGAATTAGGGAAAAGGACTGAGCATGAAGCTTCATAATTGTGCTCAATAATATGCTGTCAAAAGGGTGTTGCACACTACTTTCTATGTGTTGTCCGCAAACCTTGCAAAATTGCACTGGGATAAGAATCAATAAGAGACAATCAAGGATAGAGACAATAAACCTGAGAAGGGCAAAACGAAGGTAGTGTTATGGAGTTTCTACTTTCCAACTCAGGGTGAACCGGGAAACTGCACAAGAAGAATGCTGGCTCAAAAAGTGGCACACAAATTCCGTTTTCCCCctaaatgaaatcaaatttggtgaaaaaataaaaattgatatagcACCTAAAAGGCATGCCCATTGGATTCACCAGTGAAATGTttgtttgaaacaaaaaaatcaaggaaaatttTCTGATCGAGAATACAATTATAGTAAGAGATTTCTTGGTCATGTATctcaagaaaaaatcatataaatgttatttgcaataaaacatgttaaaccATCTAAAAGTAATCCCACTCCAGGACCTTAACCCATGTTAAGCCTGGATTTCTCTGAGTCACCTGACAAGAGCTCCTTTAAAAGAGCTTCTCTTATCTAAATAAACCCATAGTGATTTTCCTAATAACAATAAGCTGACTCCAGCAATTCACACCAATCTACACGATTTCAGCATTTGTCAATGTAAGTCAATCAGATGAGAAACAaccttaaataaatttttggattcTGATCCATTTACATAAGCAAGTCACTCATGGTCTTGTAGGAAAATTCCCGTTCTTCACAAAACCCAAGAATAAACTAAATCAACAAGAAAACCTTACCCTTTCCCCTCCAAAACCTATACATAGCCATGGACTAGGCCAATAAACTTAAGCTGAAGGAAACTTAGACAAAAACATaagcaagcaaacaaaaaaataaacctacaCATGCTTGCATTTCCGACACTGATACATCCTTTCCCCTTCATACATCTTAATCGCTCCAGACCTGATTAAAGTCCCCTTAAGAGTGAGAAGAATTCCGCGATGCTTCACTCTCACACGCCCAATGCTAGGAAACGTCTCTACGAACCCCATAACCAAAACAAACCAATCAATGATCCcatccaaaaacattaaaaacaaaaaatttgacaagaaacaaaaccataacCGTACCAGGGCATTCAAGTGGAGATCCACATACATTAATCCGCACATGAATGAACTTCTTCTCAACCCCTTTCTCCCCAAATTTCAAACCCTTGATCACAATTTTCTACAGCCCAGATCAAAATTCTCAATTTACCATTATAACTACTAAGAACATGAATTcaatgaaattgttaaaaataacaaaggaaaagaaaatcatacaTGAGCCCAGAAGGCAGCCCGGTCGAAAAGCAGCAAGTACACAGTTGGCTGAGCCAAAACAAGATGAGCAAGTCGAGAATTCTCGTTCAGCAAATCTGTAAAACTGAAACAGAGAACAAAATCAAGGGCCAaactttttatgaaaaacaaagaagggtTTGAGCTTTGAATGTAAATGGATGGCATACTCGATGTAGAGAGGGTAATGAAGCTTAGGTTCTGGAGAGACGACTATGGAGTGAAGCTGTTCAGAATGATGGGTCATCAGAAACTCAGCTAAGGACTTCACTTCACTGTCTTCTTCCTTCTCCATGCTTTCGGATTCATTGACCGGTTTCATGGTTTGCTGAATTTTCCCGCTCAGTTCCTTCACTCACCTTCTCAatgaattttggttttattttttaaatgttatattGGGTCCTTTAAGTAGGAAATGATATTATAAGGGGTTAATTAGTACTCTCTTTCTTTAAtccattcttttaaaaaatatatttttaaagtttataagttataatattttatatatttaatattttttaatatgttaaaaaaatcaataaaaatataaattatttataaatttattattatatttatttaataactaaaaatattttatattaaatattataattttataattgaattaaaaaaacaaaatcattataGCCATCACTCTTTTAACTGAAACTTGGATCTCTAACAacaaaatttatgagataaaaaattttcttcCAGCAATtgtagtaaaaattatttttaaaaatatataaaaaaaattttatttttttatataattacattaaaattattaaaaaatattaatttaatatattttccagCCACTTGTTAAAAAAAGCACCTAAAACTAGAAATATAAGCATCCTCAAAAAACCCCATTCCTCAAAGATCATATTTATTTATCCAAtccaataatgttttaaaaaataataattttaaattaatatttttttagtatgattGTTAGAGCTAAATTGCTTAAATATTctacatatttttaatattatttttacattttaaaaaaaattaataccgacttaaattgatatttttggaCAATATACTAAGAATATATTATATGCTGCAGTTCCGGGAAACCATATGATTATAGGGGTGATGTTGAGGCACAACAGAGTCCAGTTCTTCGACAGCGATCATTCATTGTCATCACCAGAAAACTTCCTTCAGTTTTCcatttcaaaaactattttcagaaattataattttaacaattttaaaagctttcCCGCTGCAGAAATAGCAGAGTTTTTCTTCGTAGACACAAACTCCTTTCGTCATCAAATACTTCAATGTAAAATGGAAATGATGTCCTCTGGCTCATTGAAGTATTTTGTTGACCAAAGGAGTTCTGTCTGCTTCAATTAGACaactgtttttatattttttaaaaaaaaataattttttttttcttattttaaattaatattttttttaatattttcaaataatttataaagtgctaatgtcaaaaaattattttaaaaaaattaaaaaaattattttgattaaatttcaaataaaaaaaaaaattaaaacaatcgCTACTATAATCTCCAACATTCAAGTCAACTATTGTTTGAGGATGTAAAGAATTTGACtagggattatttttttattgtttaggaATGTTTGGAACGTGGTGCGAACATGtttctaaaacattttaatttatttgcaaaaaattattttttttcatgttttgaataattttgatgcgctaatctcaaaaataatttttaaaaataaaaaaaatattattttaatgcattttaatacaaaaaatactttaaaaaaacaaccataatcaTACTCTTAAACTACAACCTTGGTGTCATGTTTCTCTTGCTTGGTCTCTGTGACGATTCAAATAAATGAAAGAACACTGGATCTTTGTTTAGATGAATATAGTTACTATTACAGAACTTTTGAAGCAAAACCAATGTAATACAAGGAAAAACTTGGAATCAAAAACTGATAACAATGACTGAACTGAATTGAAACTAGGTATGGATAGGCTGGGAGTAAATTCACCCGAATTCCTCTCTTCACACACAAACAatacttatttttcttctctactCTTTCTAGTCGGTTGCAGAGTATATTTATGCTTGCAAAACTGCTCGTCCTTAATATTAGGACTTACAGTTTCATTACACGTGTTTAGTGACATGTTTCCAATGATAAGTGAAACGGTGAGTTTTGGTGAATTTGAACTTCCCGCTACCGCTCTGTTAATTTCATTCCCCCGCCTTATTAAAACTTAAGGATTACTGTTGGCAGCATGTAACAGTCTCTCTGTTTTGTTGTATCTGTTTACGATCGACCCATTGGGTTGTTGATTCTGCCTTTTctaggttttatttattttgcttatcaagaaaagaaaggggGAGCCAGGGAGCACTGTGTATGATTGGAGTGGCATATTACCCGAAAGAATTACCTTCTGATCATATTAATTAGctgcataattaataaaataataattgtttggAAACATAATTAATTGTGACGTAAAATATGGACTTGGCACAGAAAGAATCCGCTGCAAAATGTAAGATTTAGGAGGTCACCATGCAATTAAAAGTGCTGGACGACATGGTAGCACTGTTGAGCTCACAACTCCTCCCGATCCTTCAggtaattatttatataaattgaattaaatgtgTTAATTTATGCGAACAATTCAATAGCTTTTCTTTGAGCTAAACTTAAGTTAATTAATTCAGTATTACAACTTTTaattgatcatcattcttttaattttcaggcAAATTGACCATTGCTTGGATATCACATGTAGCAGTGAATGATTGAAAGTCTTTGTTTATGATCCTTTACTCTAGGATTTCtatgtggtttttttaatagattgcAAAATAGAAAGTACTAGTTTCTCACTCCTAAATCAAACTAggatttaaacataaaaataacatgtatagTATAGAAAATAGCAAAGTCTTCACCTTAATAAATGAtggtaaagtttttttttttttttgccaccaGAATCAATCGATAAgtataaaagaacaaaatggaATTTTTATGTAGGTAAAGTTGAAAGATATGTTACACTGCTAGTATTGTCGGGTGAAAAATTGTATGACGTGGTATTACAATGCGAGAATATTGTGTTTAGTTTTCAATCCAGTAACTAAAAGTTTCATGGTTTTAGTGTAACTCATAATTAGATAAAGCAAAgtattttcttaaaagttttcttattaaaagaataagctACTCCGTCATAATCTGGATGTcatgtatataaaaaagaacctgtttgaaaatatttttaatatggtgACGGATGTTGAAAGAAAGAACAATGAACAATATAAAGACTGAAAATATatacatttgttttttcatcgTACGAATATGAAGTTGATTTATGATGGGTTATGGGTCACAAAACCAAAAGTCATCTTCTCCCTAGGTAATAACACACAATTACTTGTCTATCAATGGCTCAAGAGCCTGTATTCTCCTTAAGGATATGCTTCAAACATTTCtaaattgatgaattttatAGATCACAGCTTGTATGAAATAAAGAGTCATGactgtcatattttttttttgttcttaccCGGGTATCCTCACACCCTTTTAAAGAGTGAGACTAGTCCCGTTCGGGGTTCGTGGCTGCCCCTCCCAATAAGTGCGCTTCCTAGAGATCGAACTTGTATTCTCACTCTTGCAGGAAATATAACAATGCTTAACCGCTAGACCAACACTTCATTGGTTAGTCATGACTGCCATATggttatgcaaacactcattccaGTTGTGTACCAAGATTAATTGCAAAAGGAGATATGAGATACACTTACAGagattaatcattttttaaaaaatatatgctctAATAAGTTACAAACCCAACACATGGAGAAATTTGAAACGAATATCATCTAGATAATCTGCAAACTTTACATGATATTCCTCCATCCTTCTTTCAACTCCTAGAGCATCTACCCTTACATTTATCATTTAAGATAAAAGTTGGAGGCTAGGGATTACAAATGcatcttaattaaatttctattcgactttattttttttaatttaaaacactcATTATTTCATGCAGATATTTGTTcaatcttgagaaaaaaaaaaattaaaaaacaaggtgCAAGTTGAGGCTTATATTTTCAAGAGATCTCAAAATTtatcttgtattattttaagctgcacttcaaaacaataatcaatTGCGTTTCAAGACATGATGACGGTGGTGAAATGTCTTCTTATGggaatttatcaatattttccCATCTTTGATgatatcttattaaaaaaatagaatgagagAAAGATATTTGATAGAAATCAAATTTAGACATGTacataattatatgttatttaactATAATAAATTGAGATCTATTATCCACTAAGTACAATATTAACatgttatatttaaatattttttctcttaaactCTAATAAATTGATAAGATTGAATAATTTCTTGTAAACAACATCGTTAATTTTTTACTATCtcaaaattcatatataattgaatctaaaaaaattttaattacaaaatgaaCAATTATCATATGAttcaaaacacatataaatagtatttaataattctaaaCTTTCATAatacttaatttcattatacttttttctttaattgttaaTAATTGTAATcatgtattagttttttttttcttttcaaacttcatctaatttgtttttttttttttaaaaaattaattaacttcatTAGAGTTATGCAATCAAACTCCACGGGATACAAAATATGTAATTATgtatcaaaaattttaaaatttaattttagagttaTACAATCAAACTTCATAGAGTTATGCaatctaaaattttagaatctcaaaattttttaattataaaatgaataatttgTAATGTgttcaaacatatataaacagtacttaataattcttaactctcataatacttaatttattatacctttttttttaattgataataattttaattatgtatcatgtattttttttttcaaatttcatctaatttgttttttaaaaaaactaataacttCATAGATGCaatcaaactcttttttttgcaatttttgaTCCAACACCATTagtctaaatttttatttccctCCACGTTAGAATGGAATGTTGAAATTTTATTCTGACTTCTTCAATCGAGTAAATAAATGCACATTGTTTGTCTATGATTTTTTGATTATAAATATGTTTGACTGTATAAACCTAGccgctctctttctctcctcccTCCCATCCTATGTTTCCAAGTATATGTGCTACCGTAGTGCTTCTTCACCCGCGGGAGCACATGCTACAATGCACATATTTTTCTGATCCCAACAGGTTATAAATTTCAGAGCCTCGTGGAgtatatagttgtttttttaagtattttttatttataaatatattaaaataaattttttatatttttttaaaaattattttttgatattagcacattaaaaataatctgaaaacaccaaaaaaatattaatttgaaataaaaaaaaatttaaatttttttttaaaaacacttttaaaatacaaaaaacaaataggattTAGTTAGAAAGCTACAAGTGAGTTAGTAgcttaataaaaatagttaagtgataagaaatcaattaaaaaaaagatgttttcaattttcttattgaatttctatcatttatattttttaatttataaataaatatacaatcaACTAGAAATATCAAGGAATCTTACTCATAACTTGGCTAGTGCCACTTACCCATGCACTTAACAAATGCACTTAGCAAATGCGTTGATAGTGTGAAGTTTCTCCATTAAATGAGACATTTCTTTCATgtacatgaaaaaagaaaagaaaagaaaaaaaggcatgATGAAACTTGTAACCTATTGTTTGTGAGAAACCTCTTCTCTCAGATATGCACGCAAACAGTCCATTAGAGCACCACGACAACATCCACAAATAAGGTATGGCTACCAATTGCTTAactcatataataattaaatggattgaccaaaacaacaacaaaagacaTGATATTAACATAAACTAATTGAGGAGGGAAATTCAATGTTTCCCTCCTcacatgttattttatattcttaaggtttatttttttaatctatatatttcttcaatataattttgaatttatttatcatgattttatgattCAGATCGCGGGATTGATATGTTAAACTTAgagttttttctctctctttttttaattatttttttaattttataatttaacatttgattgatttggaattagactttattttttcaatttgttttctattaggttatctcgGTTTCATTATCTAGATAACAGGTTTGTCAGGGTAGCTTagattgattttagtttttttttttaatgattttttcaattttatcttttcaaaattagattgattgagatttgaacttcataatttgtttcgatttgctttctataatcCCAGTCATATGACTCGGGTTGAGGCTTTGATATattaacctgagttgacttgAGCTGTTtgttttatggtattttttaaattaaatttattttttatttttattatttcaacattaggttgattgaaaattgagtttcatatatttttttttttaatttggtttatatagagttatctcggtctcatgaTTCTGGTCGCGGTTTTGACAAGTTAAGGGTTATTCTATTTTCATGATCTGGGTCATGGATTTGATAATTAACTTGGATTGATTTGAGTGAAtccaatttgtttttgtctttttgtttttaaatatcatcttatttttttgtcaaattatatttttttgtcaggGTAGCTTAGATTGATAGTGTGAACATCCCATGCTATTTTTGAATCTATTAAGCTAGTTGAGTTgcatcaagttaatttttatataattttaatttttttaataaaaaaccattaaataattttttatattaaaaaaaataatccaacacGGAGCATGTCGCATAATAGTTATCTACTAATCACCTAAAATGCAACTACACTTCACACTGTCAAAGCATTTGTAAAGTGCATGGgttttaaaagacaaatttttatatatataaaaaaaacttaaaggtTGACTGAGTATTATTGTCGCaacctttatttaaaaaaaaaataaatttatagtaaCATTGTTTCAGCCAATAAAAATTTCGTTGAGCTTGTGTTAATGATGTTGCCGTAGCTCAACAAACTCTATTATATATccataaataagtttttttttttttttttttattgtgttagttttaagaaaaactcaaattaaattattgtgaaGTATAACACTTGAGCCATTCAATATGCTTAGGACCATCAAAGTTGATAAAGATCAAGCCagtgctggtggtggtggtggttttcCTTCATACacatcaatataaataaattttttttttaaaaaaaataactgttattttaaaattttaaaaacccaaaaaaaaaaaaatatgaagacacATAACCAGACAATCCACTAACTCCATGGATGTCTGCTTCCTAAGGATTTGTTTCGATTCCTTTTTAACTTTGACATGacactgatatatatatatatatatatatatatatatatatttctttaaaaaataactgttattttaattttaaaaaccctaaaaaaaaaaaaatgaagacccATAACTAGACAATACACTAACTCCATGGATGTCTGCTTCCTAAGGGCATCTCCAACCGGAGAAGCAAATgagaaggtaaaattaaaaagtatttttttagcttttgtttctCTAATTAGGCATTCCAATACAGCAGCCAACAAAGAAGCCAAAATGGCTAGAAGAGCTATTTCTACATGTTACTGTAgagatagcaaaaaaaaaaagtaagtatttttttttttaaagcaaggaaagaaacttgtttttgttttaaattttttcaaagcatgaattttttttttaaaaaaaaattgaaaatcaaaatttaaaatattgatggttttttttaaagtttgaatttaaatttacttttaaaaaattaaatttttaacagtaaaatataaaattaaaaattaaaatattcatataaataaattttaagtttaattttaaattatatctttttaactttcatattatttcattaaattttatattatttttataaattactcatattaattatataattaataacatcataattatattatatataaaatatctaaattagttacataattatataaaaaatgaatttaacatgaaatatattaaaatataaatggcttttctaaatagctttttaccattggaatgcatataattaaaaaagctatatttatactattcaaaaagccattttatcaatttagcttctcaatttagctttttgcattggagatgctctaaggATTTGTTTCGATTCCTTTTAACTTTGACATGacactgatatatatatatttctttaaaaataactgttattttaattttaaaaaaccctataaaaaaaaaaatgaagacccATAACCAGACAATCCCACTAACTCCATGGATGTCTGCTTCCTAAGGATTTGTTTCGATTCCTTTTAACTTTGACATgacaatgatatatatatatagtggatTGTCTGGTTATgggtcttcatttttttttttttagggtttttaaaattaaaaataacagttatattttttaaaaaaaattttatttaaaaaatatattaaaataatatatattttttattttttaaaaattatttttgacattaatatattaaaatgatttgaaaatactaaatttaaaataaaaaaataaaaaattttaatttttttttaaaatatttttatgcacaaaaagaagatatttcatgTTTCACGTTGCATGGTGCTTTTTATGGCTGGTGGGTTACCGGGGTATAATTATTTTCAGTGTTGTCTGTTGGTACGTGAGATGACAATTTTCACATAGGCCATTATGGGCCTAGGCAACAATGGTTTAGTGCATTGCATTATTTTGTCTTGTCTAATTAcagcaaaaatataaaataataaaataaaattaatttccctttccctttgaggggtttttgttcttttcttgtattttttgtagTCAACAATCCCAAATctgatgtcaaatctgttgattttttgtgtattttttcttatttattaggGTTTTGATTTCTCTTTGAAAGGGTTCATAGTTTAAGGATATTTTGgatataaaataagatttttctaACGAATTATCATTGTGATTTTCATTATACCTCGAGGGGTTACTGTAATTTTCCCCTTACAATAACTTACACtaacttcttttatatataaacatgcacatatattgttgttaataatttttaatttctttcagtaCATTATTAATTAAGCATAATTATggaatatatttcttaatatataattgagtaattatatatcatattgatttatcaattttacatgtaatcaatttttttttaaaaatttctacATACGATAATTAGCATTAGAATACTCTGATGATTAATTAGTAAAAATACTTGCATTATttattgtaaaatccaaaaaaagtgaaatttatgagattactatataaaagataaaagtgaCAATATACTCAcaatttagtttgaaaaaaagaaattcaacaaatttttagttaaactatttttaataaaattttactaTATGCATTCGGTAATCTAGTTTATTcgatttaataaaatgattaatttggtATGatatgtattgatttttttggttctaaaaatttaaaatcaataccaaaccaaattaaaattaaaaaaataacaaaaattatatataattaatgtatGAAACTAATATTAATCTATAGTTAATTTATATAGATATTCCAAATAATCCAAATTGTTTTGCTCATGCGCAATGCAACTTAGCCAATAACATGTTGATTACTCTTATCCACACAGAAACAACCCACCTTATCTCGTCATTAGGTTGGAGCTGGGCCCAAAGGCAATCAAGAGCACAGCGACTTTAAGGataaccctttttttatttattttttctcgttCACATTGATGAATCATCACCCAAAATTGTGCTATAAAAAGGGAGCCTTCGGTCCTAGTTCGAGAGTGGTAGTTGAGCAAACACAATCACAAGCTAGCCGAAAGGTTCTAATACTTTGGCTTTCACAAAATGGGTGGGCCCTTAATCACCATCATGCCAAAGCTAGAATTTGCATTGATTCCTACAACATGATCTTCTGTTGCTTATCAGTCTCATGATTTAAGTTGCATACAATCACTAGTACTATTTGCTAATTCACTTTGTTCTTGTTATGATCCTTGTTAAATTTTCAGGGAATGGAAGTTCTAGTGAACCAGAGAATCAGGGAGACTTCATCACAATCCTTAGTATTGATGGCGGAGGAGTGAGAGGCATCATTCCTAGTGAAGTCCTAAGTGTTCTTGAAGCGAAGCTCCAGGTTATTTTACTCTCTCAACTTGCTTGCTCATATTTTCCTTCATCAATCTTGTACACGAGAACTGCATGCAGTCAGCCTCGTTTCATTATTGTTCTTCACGTAGAAACTGGATGTGGACAACAAGGATGCAAGGATTGTAGATTATTTTGACTTCATTGCTGGGACAAGCACAGGAGGCCTTATGACAGCCATGCTTACGGCTCCAAATGATGAAAAACGACCTCTGTTTGCTGCAAAAGATATTGCTAAGTTTTATCAGGACAAGAGTCCATATATCTTTCACAAAACACCTGAAACAAACCAACCTCCGTCTACTGAAGAGGATTCCAGAATCTCTGATCCTGATGAAGCGACGGAAGAACCTTTGACAACGTAGGTAAAACAAATCCAATGGATTGAACTTAATTTGTAATTCAAACCATGTTCTCCgaacaaatctcttccttttctgCTGGATGGTTAACAACATttgcataaataaatatagctGACAGGATCTGTCTTTTGAACAGGCCCGCCGAAGTCATGAATACTCCAGCTACTTTTTTGCGGGGTATTATTGATATTATCGTAGACCTCAGTCCTGAGGCGAAGGATTATGTAGAACCTCTTAATACATATTTACTACAACCAAAATATGACGGCAAGAATCTGCAAGATACGATTAAGGGACTTTTGGGAGAGAAACTAGCTCTCAGTGAGACTCTAACGAGTGTGATCATCCCCGCCTTCGACATCAAGCATTTTGGGCCTACCATCTTTTCTACATTGAAGGTCATTGTTCTTCttgattttctaatattttccaATATATATCCTTGTATATTCCAACATTTATTAATGTTACCTGATGTTGTAATGTATCGATCtcatcttgattttatttttatcaaataccaGAGATTTATTAATCATCTATTAtatatagtcattaaaaatATGGCTTAACAATTAGAATAGTATAAAAAACTCAGAAGAGTCGGAAAACTTATGAACCAAACTAAATCCACAATTAAAACCAAACAACTAAGTCAACTACTCTAAAAACGTTTTGTTTGGCCAAATAATCTGCAGCAT
This genomic stretch from Populus alba chromosome 19, ASM523922v2, whole genome shotgun sequence harbors:
- the LOC118040986 gene encoding patatin-like protein 2 → MGNGSSSEPENQGDFITILSIDGGGVRGIIPSEVLSVLEAKLQKLDVDNKDARIVDYFDFIAGTSTGGLMTAMLTAPNDEKRPLFAAKDIAKFYQDKSPYIFHKTPETNQPPSTEEDSRISDPDEATEEPLTTPAEVMNTPATFLRGIIDIIVDLSPEAKDYVEPLNTYLLQPKYDGKNLQDTIKGLLGEKLALSETLTSVIIPAFDIKHFGPTIFSTLKAKRDRSMDAPLADVCRATSAAPYYFPPYHFKTSKPFNLVDGGVAANNPSFLAVCEAMKEKKADFHKFFVLSLGTGAPDASGRLEVRDGKWGIVDWLWQDDNSNPLLDILTTAPDEMTEMYMSTVFQYSGLERNYTRIQVELKPSEAIMDNTSKENLERLKKIGQDLAEQNDAKLEALASRLVEIRKARLTHTSA